A part of Triplophysa dalaica isolate WHDGS20190420 chromosome 17, ASM1584641v1, whole genome shotgun sequence genomic DNA contains:
- the cops3 gene encoding COP9 signalosome complex subunit 3: MASALEQFVNNVRQLSAQGQMTQLCELINKSGELLAKNLSHLDTVLGALDIQEHSLGVLAVLFVKFSMPNIPDFETLFSQVQLFISTCNGEHIRYATDTFAGLCHQLTNALVERKQPLRGISLIKQAIDKMQMNTNQLTSVHADLCQLCLLAKCFKPAVSFLELDMMDICKENGAYDAKPFLCYYYYGGMIYTGLKNFERALYFFEQAITTPAMAVSHIMLEAYKKYILVSLILHGKVQQLPKYTSQIVGRFIKPLSNAYHELAQVYATNNPADLRALVNKHSETFTRDNNTGLVKQCLSSLYKKNIQRLTKTFLTLSLQDMASRVQLSGPQEAEKYVLHMIEDGEIYASINQKDGMVCFHDNPEKYNNPAMLHKIDQEMLKCIELDEKLKSMDQEITVNPQFVQKSMGTQEDDVGSKTSSYS; the protein is encoded by the exons ATGGCTTCAGCTTTGGAGCAGTTCGTAAATAACGTGCGGCAACTCTCCGCTCAAG GTCAGATGACCCAACTATGTGAGCTGATCAATAAAAGTGGGGAGCTTTTGGCCAAGAATCTCTCTCACCTGGACACTGTTCTTGGAGCTTTGGACATCCAAGAACACTCCCTTGGTGTTTTAGCTGTCTT GTTTGTGAAGTTTTCCATGCCAAACATCCCAGATTTCGAGACCTTGTTTTCCCAAGTCCAGCTCTTCATCAGCACCTGCAATGGAGAACACATTCGATACGCAACAGACACAT TTGCTGGTCTCTGCCACCAGTTGACAAATGCTCTTGTAGAAAGAAAACAG CCGTTACGCggaataagtttaattaaacaGGCCATAGATAAAATGCAGATGAACACAAACCAGCTTACCTCAGTTCATGCAGACCTGTGTCAG TTATGCTTATTAGCTAAGTGCTTCAAACCTGCCGTATCGTTCCTGGAGTTGGACATGATGGATATTTGTAAGGAGAATGGAGCGTATGATGCAAAGCCCTTTCTATGTTATTACTACTATGGTGGTATGATCTACACGGGTCTGAAGAACTTTGAACGGgcactgtatttttttgaacag GCAATAACCACTCCAGCAATGGCTGTCAGTCACATCATGTTAGAAGCATACAAGAAATACATCCTTGTGTCTCTCATACTTCACGGCAAAGTACAGCAGCTACCCAAATACACATCACAGATCGTGGGGCGATTTATCAAG CCCCTAAGTAATGCTTACCATGAGCTGGCTCAGGTGTACGCCACCAACAACCCAGCAGACCTCCGTGCTCTGGTCAACAAACACAGCGAGACGTTTACACGTGACAACAACACTGGCCTAGTCAAACAATGCCTGTCATCGCTctacaagaaaaacattcagAGGCTAACCAAG ACATTCTTGACGTTATCCTTACAAGACATGGCAAGTCGAGTTCAGCTCTCCGGCCCTCAAGAAGCTGAGAAATATGTCCTTCATATG ATTGAAGATGGGGAGATTTATGCAAGTATCAACCAGAAAGATGGCATGGTCTGTTTCCATGATAACCCTGAAAAATACAACAACCCTGCAATGCTCCACAAAATAGATCAAGAG ATGCTGAAGTGTATAGAGCTGGATGAGAAACTAAAGTCTATGGATCAAGAAATCACTGTAAACCCCCAGTTTGTGCAAAAG AGTATGGGAACGCAAGAGGATGACGTTGGCAGCAAGACGTCAAGCTACTCCTGA
- the LOC130438878 gene encoding 5'(3')-deoxyribonucleotidase, mitochondrial-like yields MTLLPRIMRWIERRAPFIHLQSSANMSKYNRRLRVLVDMDGVIADFEGGFLKKFKARYPNEPYLSLEDRRGFWVSTQYGDLRSDLCDKAISIWESKNFFIELDPVPGGVEAVKEMFKMENTDVFICTSPIKHYCYCPYEKYAWIEKHLGPEFLEQIILTRDKTIVTGDILIDDKPDILGVDPNPSWEHILFTACHNKHLPPNPSQRRLLSWADDWRGMLANKSQPQDNP; encoded by the exons ATGACTTTACTGCCGAGGATCATGCGGTGGATTGAGAGACGCGCTCCCTTCATTCACTTACAATCTAGTGCCAACATGTCCAAGTATAACAGGAGACTTCGAGTCCTGGTGGACATGGACGGTGTGATCGCGGATTTCGAGGGaggatttttaaagaaattcaagGCGAGGTATCCGAACGAGCCGTATTTATCTTTAGAGGACAGACGAGGCTTCTGGGTGTCGACGCAGTACGGTGATCTGAGAAGCGACctgtgt GATAAGGCCATCAGCATTTGGGAGTCAAAGAACTTCTTTATCGAGCTGGACCCTGTTCCTGGAGGAGTGGAGGCTGTGAAGGAGATGTTCAAGATGGAGAA TACAGATGTCTTCATTTGCACCAGTCCAATAAAGCATTACTGCTACTGTCCATACGAAAAG TATGCATGGATAGAGAAACACCTGGGGCCTGAGTTCCTGGAGCAGATCATCCTGACCAGAGACAAGACCATAGTGACCGGAGATATTCTCATTGATGATAAACCTGATATCCTGG GTGTGGACCCCAATCCTTCCTGGGAGCACATCCTTTTCACTGCCTGTCACAACAAGCATCTGCCACCAAACCCCTCCCAAAGGCGACTTCTGTCCTGGGCGGATGATTGGAGGGGTATGCTGGCAAATAAGAGCCAACCTCAAGACAACCCATAA